From the genome of Streptomyces sp. V1I1, one region includes:
- a CDS encoding peptidoglycan-binding protein yields MSRKRWPKTVLVTGVVVLAGGGVSVAALGLGDGADTTAATHSAQLPSATGEISRSDLAASKLVAGELGYGDPVTVSGRLPGTVTWLPEPGSTVGRGDTLYKVDNQPVTLMYGTVPMYRDLVPGTEGPDVEQLNDNLRALGYDAPDGDDYTARTAAALRAFQKKRGVKTTGELKNGQAAFASGLIRVAALEAAVGDPVNGTILRHTSREKRVSAELGVGDQGLAKKGASVGVVLPDGTTVTGKVGTVRTVSPPKDDAAQQGGGGEKPQTKVEVEIEIPDQKKLKGLDAATVDVKFISATAQKAMSVPVTALVALPDDGGYAVQVVEGGGRTRTVPVTLGLFAQGRVEVTGKGLREGLRVGVPK; encoded by the coding sequence GTGAGCCGGAAGCGATGGCCGAAGACCGTGCTGGTCACGGGTGTGGTGGTGCTGGCCGGGGGCGGGGTGTCCGTTGCCGCACTTGGACTGGGCGACGGTGCCGACACGACGGCCGCGACACATTCCGCCCAACTGCCGTCTGCCACCGGTGAGATCAGCCGCAGCGATCTGGCCGCCTCAAAGCTGGTCGCGGGCGAACTGGGCTACGGGGATCCGGTCACGGTGAGCGGCCGACTGCCCGGCACGGTCACCTGGTTACCGGAGCCGGGGTCGACGGTGGGGCGCGGGGATACGCTCTACAAGGTCGACAACCAGCCCGTGACGCTGATGTACGGCACCGTCCCGATGTACCGGGACCTGGTGCCCGGCACCGAGGGGCCGGATGTCGAGCAGCTCAACGACAACCTGCGGGCGCTGGGTTACGACGCCCCCGACGGGGACGACTACACCGCCCGTACAGCTGCCGCACTCCGCGCGTTCCAGAAGAAGCGGGGCGTGAAGACGACCGGCGAGCTCAAGAATGGGCAGGCCGCCTTCGCCTCCGGACTGATCCGTGTCGCCGCACTGGAGGCCGCCGTGGGCGATCCGGTGAACGGCACAATCCTGAGGCACACGAGCCGGGAGAAGCGCGTCAGCGCCGAACTGGGCGTCGGTGACCAGGGGTTGGCCAAGAAGGGCGCGTCTGTGGGTGTGGTCCTGCCCGATGGCACCACCGTCACGGGGAAGGTCGGCACCGTACGGACGGTGTCACCGCCCAAGGACGACGCCGCACAGCAGGGCGGCGGCGGTGAAAAGCCGCAGACCAAGGTCGAGGTGGAGATCGAGATCCCCGATCAGAAGAAGCTGAAGGGCCTGGACGCGGCCACGGTGGATGTGAAGTTCATCAGCGCCACCGCGCAGAAGGCCATGTCCGTGCCCGTCACCGCACTGGTGGCGCTGCCTGACGATGGTGGGTACGCAGTGCAGGTCGTCGAGGGCGGCGGCCGGACCCGTACCGTGCCCGTCACGCTCGGGCTCTTCGCCCAGGGCCGGGTCGAGGTCACCGGCAAGGGGCTGCGCGAGGGCTTGAGGGTGGGGGTGCCCAAGTGA
- a CDS encoding chitinase, giving the protein MIGRRLRLLSVGLGVACVVQMLVAAAPSAPRADTCAVKSKPSDKVLQGYWENWDGAANGVHPPFGWTPITDTRIRDHGYNVVNAAFPVIRSDGTVLWEDGMDATVKVATPAEMCRAKAAGLTILMSIGGATAGIDLSSSTVADRFVQTVVPILKAYNFDGIDIDIETGLIGSGNINQLSTSQANLVRIIDGVLAQMPPNFGLTMAPETAYVTGGSVAYGSIWGAYLPIVKKYADNGRLWWLNMQYYNGSMYGCSGDSYSAGTVQGFTAQTDCLNKGLVVQGTTIRVPYDKQVPGLPAQPGAGGGYMSPNLVSQAWNNYNNGLKGLMTWSINWDGSKGWTFGNNVKALQRR; this is encoded by the coding sequence ATGATCGGTCGTAGGTTACGTCTGCTGTCGGTCGGCCTGGGGGTGGCCTGCGTCGTGCAGATGCTGGTCGCCGCGGCGCCGAGTGCACCGCGGGCTGACACATGCGCGGTCAAGTCGAAGCCCTCGGACAAGGTGCTCCAGGGGTACTGGGAGAACTGGGATGGCGCGGCGAACGGCGTTCACCCACCGTTCGGATGGACTCCGATCACCGACACCCGCATCCGTGATCACGGCTACAACGTCGTCAACGCGGCATTCCCGGTCATTCGCTCCGACGGCACTGTCCTGTGGGAGGACGGGATGGACGCGACGGTCAAGGTCGCGACCCCGGCCGAAATGTGCCGGGCCAAGGCGGCCGGTCTCACCATCCTGATGTCCATCGGCGGTGCGACGGCCGGTATCGACCTCAGCTCCAGCACCGTCGCCGACCGGTTCGTCCAGACGGTGGTGCCCATCCTGAAGGCGTACAACTTCGACGGCATCGACATCGACATCGAGACAGGCCTCATTGGCAGCGGCAACATCAACCAGCTGTCGACATCGCAGGCCAACCTCGTTCGCATCATCGACGGCGTGCTCGCCCAGATGCCCCCCAACTTCGGCCTGACGATGGCGCCCGAGACGGCCTACGTCACCGGCGGCAGCGTGGCATACGGCTCGATCTGGGGCGCGTACCTGCCAATTGTGAAGAAGTACGCGGACAACGGCCGGCTCTGGTGGCTGAACATGCAGTACTACAACGGCAGCATGTACGGGTGCTCCGGCGACTCGTACTCCGCCGGCACGGTCCAAGGATTCACCGCCCAGACGGACTGCCTGAACAAGGGTCTGGTCGTCCAGGGCACCACGATCAGGGTCCCCTACGACAAGCAGGTTCCGGGATTGCCGGCACAACCGGGCGCCGGAGGCGGCTACATGTCGCCGAACCTGGTGTCGCAGGCCTGGAACAACTACAACAACGGGCTGAAGGGACTGATGACCTGGTCGATCAACTGGGACGGGTCGAAGGGATGGACGTTCGGGAACAACGTCAAGGCTCTGCAGCGCCGCTGA
- a CDS encoding saccharopine dehydrogenase family protein, producing MRVLLVGAGGVGTAITRIAARRSFFDHVVVADYDLSRAEAAVAALEPDGRFSAERIDASDEAAVTSLLHRQRCDVLLNATDPRFVMPLFQAALAAGAQYLDMAMSLSRPHPERPYELCGVKLGDTQFERAADWEKAGSLALVGIGVEPGLSDVFARHAADELFDEIEEIGIRDGANLTVDGYDFAPSFSIWTTIEECLNAPVVYEAGRGWFTTAPFSEPEVFDFPEGIGPVECVNVEHEEVLLVPRWVDAGRVTFKYGLGEDFIRTLQTLHLLGLDRTDPVPVPAADGSGTVRVSPRDVVAACLPDPAALGERMHGKTCAGTWVKGTKDGRPREVYLYHVVDNQWSMREYGCQAVVWQTAINPVVALELIAAGTWSGSGVLGPEALPARPFLDLLTEYGSPWGMREQ from the coding sequence ATGCGTGTTCTTCTCGTGGGGGCCGGCGGCGTCGGTACCGCCATCACCCGGATCGCGGCCCGCCGGTCCTTCTTCGACCACGTGGTTGTTGCCGACTATGACCTCTCGCGCGCCGAGGCCGCCGTCGCGGCACTGGAGCCGGACGGCCGCTTCAGCGCCGAACGGATCGACGCGAGCGATGAGGCCGCCGTCACCTCCCTGCTGCACCGGCAGCGCTGCGACGTCCTGCTTAACGCCACCGACCCCCGCTTCGTGATGCCGCTGTTCCAGGCGGCCCTGGCCGCCGGGGCGCAGTACCTGGACATGGCGATGTCGCTGTCCCGCCCGCACCCGGAGCGCCCGTACGAGCTCTGTGGCGTCAAGCTCGGCGACACCCAGTTCGAGCGCGCCGCGGACTGGGAGAAGGCCGGATCCCTCGCGCTCGTCGGCATCGGCGTCGAGCCGGGACTGTCCGACGTCTTCGCCCGGCATGCCGCCGATGAACTCTTCGACGAGATCGAGGAGATCGGCATCCGCGACGGGGCGAACCTCACGGTCGACGGCTACGACTTCGCGCCCTCGTTCAGCATCTGGACCACCATCGAGGAATGCCTCAATGCGCCCGTCGTCTACGAGGCCGGCCGTGGCTGGTTCACCACCGCCCCCTTCAGCGAGCCCGAAGTGTTCGACTTCCCCGAGGGGATCGGACCCGTCGAGTGTGTCAACGTCGAGCACGAGGAGGTCCTGCTCGTGCCGCGCTGGGTGGACGCGGGACGCGTCACCTTCAAGTACGGCCTCGGCGAGGATTTCATCCGCACGCTGCAGACGCTGCACCTGCTGGGCCTCGACCGCACAGATCCCGTGCCGGTGCCCGCGGCGGACGGATCGGGCACGGTCCGCGTCTCCCCGCGTGACGTGGTCGCCGCCTGCCTGCCGGACCCGGCAGCCCTCGGAGAGCGCATGCACGGCAAGACCTGCGCGGGCACTTGGGTCAAGGGCACCAAGGACGGCCGCCCGCGCGAGGTTTACCTGTATCACGTGGTCGACAACCAGTGGTCCATGCGCGAGTACGGCTGCCAGGCGGTCGTGTGGCAGACCGCCATCAACCCCGTCGTGGCCCTGGAACTGATCGCCGCAGGCACCTGGTCCGGCAGCGGCGTCCTCGGCCCCGAGGCCCTCCCCGCCCGGCCCTTCCTGGATCTGCTGACGGAGTACGGCTCACCCTGGGGCATGCGCGAGCAGTGA
- a CDS encoding TetR/AcrR family transcriptional regulator, protein MPKPVVPEESRRRRRPTKNGAVLSEQLIVETALRMLREHGSAGLTVRRLGTALGADPSTLYRYFSGIDDLTLAIGNVLVGRALAGWQGTGDWRTDLRELGLRIHTAYLGHPQAAVLTASRVSGKGWEVAADETILGLLRTAGFAEADAVRIYQAFIDQSLAFAALDAASLALSAAARAADEEVWQATYARLPAATHPHIAATAHLLVARMNQSAYPTALEMLLDSASAQLSTAQRRNGGGSTSGGGGRGGGGGRGGGGGGGGGGSG, encoded by the coding sequence GTGCCCAAGCCCGTGGTACCGGAGGAGTCCCGGAGGCGGCGGCGTCCCACGAAGAACGGCGCGGTGCTCTCGGAGCAGCTGATCGTGGAGACCGCGCTGCGCATGCTGCGGGAGCACGGGAGCGCGGGCCTGACCGTCCGCCGCCTCGGCACTGCCCTGGGGGCGGACCCGAGCACGCTGTACCGGTACTTCAGCGGCATCGACGACCTGACGCTCGCCATCGGGAACGTGCTCGTGGGACGTGCCCTGGCGGGGTGGCAGGGCACTGGCGACTGGCGCACCGACCTGCGGGAGCTGGGGCTGCGCATCCACACCGCGTATCTCGGACATCCCCAGGCGGCTGTGCTGACCGCCAGCCGGGTGAGCGGCAAGGGGTGGGAGGTGGCGGCTGACGAGACGATCCTGGGGCTGCTGCGCACAGCCGGCTTCGCGGAGGCCGACGCGGTCCGGATCTATCAGGCGTTCATCGACCAGAGCCTGGCATTCGCCGCGCTGGACGCAGCCTCACTGGCGCTGTCGGCGGCGGCACGCGCGGCGGACGAGGAAGTCTGGCAGGCCACATACGCCAGGCTGCCTGCCGCGACCCATCCGCACATCGCAGCGACCGCGCACCTGCTGGTCGCCCGGATGAACCAGAGCGCGTATCCCACCGCGCTGGAGATGCTCCTGGACAGCGCATCAGCCCAGCTCAGCACAGCGCAACGCAGGAACGGCGGCGGAAGTACGAGCGGGGGCGGAGGCCGGGGCGGGGGCGGAGGCCGGGGCGGAGGCGGGGGCGGGGGCGGGGGCGGGAGCGGCTGA
- a CDS encoding DUF4235 domain-containing protein — translation MQASKVAYKPVGFALGALSGAVASAVFKQVWKAIGHDEDAPDATDQDRSWREVLIAATLQGAIFAAVKAAVDRGGASTVHRLTGTWPG, via the coding sequence ATGCAAGCGTCGAAGGTTGCCTACAAGCCGGTCGGCTTTGCACTGGGCGCCTTGAGCGGTGCGGTCGCCAGCGCGGTCTTCAAGCAAGTGTGGAAGGCCATTGGCCATGACGAAGACGCCCCGGACGCCACCGACCAGGACCGCAGCTGGCGGGAAGTTCTGATCGCCGCCACGCTGCAAGGCGCGATCTTCGCCGCGGTCAAGGCTGCGGTCGACCGCGGTGGCGCCAGCACCGTGCACCGCCTGACCGGAACCTGGCCCGGCTGA
- a CDS encoding DUF3618 domain-containing protein translates to MTDKSQKDSTPTTEELREQVEVTREELGQTVEALAGKADVKAQAQQKAAKVKSQVQDKAAHALHRAQDKTPEPVREKAAHAKQHLTESAHVLGEKIEDSTPEPVRARAGQAVELARGNRVLLITAGVAALGVFVLIRRSRRN, encoded by the coding sequence ATGACGGACAAGTCCCAGAAGGACTCCACGCCCACCACTGAGGAACTGCGTGAGCAGGTGGAGGTCACCCGCGAGGAGCTCGGTCAGACGGTCGAAGCGCTGGCCGGCAAGGCGGATGTCAAAGCACAGGCACAGCAGAAGGCGGCGAAGGTGAAGAGCCAGGTGCAGGACAAGGCCGCCCACGCTCTGCACAGGGCCCAGGACAAGACCCCCGAGCCGGTACGTGAGAAGGCCGCGCACGCAAAGCAGCACCTGACCGAGAGTGCCCACGTCCTGGGAGAGAAGATCGAGGACAGCACTCCGGAGCCGGTGCGAGCAAGGGCGGGTCAGGCAGTCGAATTGGCGCGCGGTAACCGGGTCCTGCTCATCACCGCCGGCGTGGCCGCGCTCGGCGTGTTCGTCCTCATACGACGCAGCAGGAGGAATTGA
- a CDS encoding phage holin family protein, with the protein MSRSVDHPPPRQDTDASVSDLVKQASEQISQLMRQELRLAQAEMKQKGKRFGVGGGLFSGAGVIGFIALQALAATAIVALDLVWPLWVAALVVAAVLIAVAAVLAAVGKKQVGQAGPPTPEQAIDSVKADVAEIKERAHR; encoded by the coding sequence ATGAGCAGGTCAGTGGACCATCCACCGCCGCGGCAGGACACCGACGCCTCTGTGAGCGATCTGGTCAAGCAGGCGTCCGAGCAGATCTCTCAGCTGATGCGGCAGGAGCTGCGGCTTGCGCAGGCGGAGATGAAGCAGAAGGGCAAGCGGTTCGGGGTCGGCGGAGGTCTGTTCAGCGGAGCCGGAGTGATCGGCTTCATCGCCCTGCAGGCGCTTGCCGCCACCGCGATCGTGGCTCTGGACCTGGTCTGGCCGTTGTGGGTCGCGGCGCTTGTCGTAGCCGCCGTCCTGATTGCGGTGGCGGCCGTGCTCGCCGCCGTGGGCAAGAAGCAGGTGGGCCAGGCCGGCCCGCCCACCCCCGAGCAGGCCATCGACAGTGTCAAGGCCGACGTGGCCGAGATCAAGGAGAGGGCACACCGATGA